In Microcebus murinus isolate Inina chromosome 20, M.murinus_Inina_mat1.0, whole genome shotgun sequence, the following are encoded in one genomic region:
- the FHOD1 gene encoding FH1/FH2 domain-containing protein 1 isoform X2 → MAGEEDRGDGEPLSVVTVRVQYLEDTDPFACANFPEPRRAPTCSLDGALPLGAQIPALHRLLGAPLKLEDCALQVSPSGYYLDPELSLEEQREMLEGFYEEISKGRKPTLILRTQLSVRVNAILEKLYGSSGPELRRSLFSLKQIFQEDKDLVPEFVHSEGLSCLIRVGAAADHNYQSYILRALGQLMLFVDGMLGVVAHSETVQWLYTLCASLSRLVVKTALKLLLVFVEYSENNAPLFIRAVNSVASTTGALPWANLVSILEEKNGADPELLVYAVTLINKTLAALPDQDSFYDVTDALEQQGMEALVQRHLGTAGTDVDLRTQLVLYENTLKLEDGDIEETAAMGGRRERRKPSSEEGKRSRRSLEGGGCPVRTPEPSPTGPTSPTSPTQLTGSTTSPVCPPSGLSTSVNLFPTISVASSADSSSERSIYKARFLENVAAAETEKQAALAQGRAETLAEAMPDEADGHPDIRELWDSPETAPAPRTPQSPVPRVLLRTQRSLEPEPKEPLTPPSPKAEPIREIPSRVPRLCIGDLDFSDLGEDEDQDMLNMESVEAVEGVPPPPHTLPLLSGGPPPPPPPPPPPIKGPFPPPPPPAAPLPPSATDGPALPTKRKTVKLFWRELKLAGGCGGSGSRFGPCPTLWASLEPVSVDTARLEHLFESRAKDVLPSKKAGEGRRTMTTVLDPKRSNAINIGLTTLPPVHVIKAALLNFDEFAVSKDGIEKLLTMMPTEEERQKIEEAQLANPDIPLGPAENFLMTLASIGGLAARLQLWAFKLDYDSMEREIAEPLFDLKVGMEQLVQNATFRCILATLLAVGNFLNGSQSNGFELSYLEKVSEVKDTVRRQSLLHHLCTLVLQTRPDSSDLYSEIPALTRCAKVDFEQLTENLGQLERRSRAAEESLRGLAKHELSPALRARLTHFLAQCARRVAMLRVVHRRVCNRFHAFLLYLGYTPQAAQEVRVMQFCHTLREFALEYRTCRERVLQQQQKRATYRERNKTRGRMITETEKFSGVAGEVPSNPSVPVAVGSGPGRGDADSHASMKSLLTSKPEDTTHSRRSRGMAQSSSPVMPTVVGPSTASSEESQGSSLPSDTSDEIMDLLVQSVTKSSPRALAARERKRSRGNRKSLRRTLKSGLGDDLVQALGLSKGPGLEV, encoded by the exons ATGGCGGGCGAGGAAGACCGCGGGGACGGGGAGCCGCTATCAGTGGTGACCGTGAGAGTGCAGTACCTGGAAGACACCGACCCCTTCGCATGTGCCAACTTCCCGGAACCGCGTCGGGCCCCCACCTGCAGCCTGGACGGGGCGCTGCCCCTGGGTGCACAGATTCCCGCGCTGCACCGCCTGCTGGGGGCGCCGCTCAAG CTGGAGGACTGTGCCCTACAAGTGTCTCCCTCTGGATACTACCTGGACCCTGAGCTATCCCTGGAAGAGCAGCGGGAGATGCTGGAAGGCTTCTATGAAGAAATAAG CAAAGGGCGGAAGCCCACGCTGATCCTGCGGACCCAGCTCTCTGTGAGGGTCAACGCCATCTTGG AAAAGTTGTATGGCTCCAGTGGCCCTGAGCTCCGCCGCTCCCTCTTCTCATTGAAGCAGATCTTCCAG GAGGACAAAGACCTGGTGCCTGAATTTGTACACTCAGAGGGGCTGAGTTGCCTGATCCGTGTGGGTGCTGCTGCCGACCACAACTACCAGAGCTACATCCTTCGAG CACTGGGCCAGCTGATGCTTTTTGTGGATGGAATGCTGGGGGTGGTGGCCCATAGTGAGACCGTGCAGTGGCTGTACACACTATGTGCCAGCCTG TCCCGCTTGGTGGTGAAGACGGCCCTGAAGCTGCTGCTGGTGTTTGTGGAATACTCTGAGAACAATGCACCGCTGTTCATCCGTGCAGTCAACTCTGTGGCCAGCACCACTG GTGCTCTTCCCTGGGCAAATCTGGTATCCATCCTGGAGGAGAAGAATGGTGCTGACCCAGAGCTGTTGGTGTATGCTGTCACCCTCATAAACAAG ACGCTGGCAGCACTCCCGGACCAGGACTCCTTCTACGACGTGACCGATGCACTGGAGCAGCAGGGCATGGAGGCACTGGTCCAGCGCCACTTGGGCACTGCAGGCACTGATGTAGACCTGCGCACGCAGCTTGTGCTCTACGAG AACACCTTGAAGTTGGAGGATGGAGACATCGAGGAGACTGCAGCCATGGGTGGGCGGCGGGAGCGGCGAAAGCCTTCTTCGGAGGAGGGCAAAAGGAGCCGCAGATCTCTTGAAGGCGGGGGCTGTCCGGTGCGTACCCCGGAACCTAG CCCCACAggccccacctctcccaccaGCCCGACCCAGCTGACAGGCTCCACCACCAGCCCTGTGTGCCCTCCGTCTGGCCTCAGCACTTCAGTGAACCTCTTTCCTACCATCTCTGTGGCATCCTCAGCTGACAGCTCCAGTGAGAGGAGCATCTACAA AGCCCGGTTCCTGGAGAATGTGGCAGCAGCAGAAACAGAGAAGCAGGCTGCACTGGCCCAGGGCCGGGCAGAGACACTGGCTGAGGCCATGCCCGATGAGGCCGATGGACACCCAG ACATCCGGGAACTGTGGGACTCCCCAGAGACAGCCCCTGCACCCAGAACACCCCAGAGCCCTGTCCCCCGAGTCCTGCTCCGGACCCAGCGAAGCCTTGAGCCAGAGCCCAAGGAGCCACTAACACCACCAAGCCCCAAGGCTGAGCCCATTCGGGAGATCCCTTCCCGTGTACCCAGGCTCTGCATTGGGGACCTGGACTTCTCAGATCTGGGGGAAGATGAAGACCAGGACATGCTGAACATGGAGTCTGTGGAAGCCGTGGAAGGGgtcccacccccaccacacacactgcCCCTGCTCTCTGGAgggcccccacctccacctcccccacctcccccaccaaTCAAGGgccccttcccaccacctccacccccggctgcccctcttcccccctcaGCAACTGAcggcccagccctccccaccaaGAGGAAGACAGTAAAACTCTTCTGGCGTGAACTGAAGCTGGCTGGGGGCTGTGGAGGCTCTGGAAGCCGCTTTGGGCCATGCCCCACCCTGTGGGCCTCACTGGAGCCTGtctcagtggacacagcccggcTGGAACACCTGTTTGAGTCCCGTGCCAAGGATGTGCTGCCCTCCAAG AAAGCTGGTGAGGGCCGCCGGACAATGACCACAGTGCTGGACCCCAAGCGCAGCAATGCCATCAACATTGGCTTGACAACATTACCACCTGTGCATGTCATTAAGGCTGCCCTGCTCAACTTTGATGAGTTTGCTGTCAGCAAGGATGGCATTGAG AAGCTACTGACCATGATGCCCACGGAGGAAGAGCGGCAGAAGATCGAGGAAGCCCAGCTGGCCAACCCTGACATACCCCTGGGCCCAGCCGAGAACTTCCTGATGACTCTTGCCTCCATTGGGGGCCTGGCCGCCCGCCTACAACTCTGGGCCTTCAAGCTGGACTATGACAGCATGGAGCGG GAAATTGCTGAGCCACTGTTTGACCTGAAAGTGGGCATGGAACAGCTGGTACAGAATGCCACCTTCCGCTGCATCCTGGCTACCCTGCTAGCTGTAGGCAACTTCCTCAATGGCTCCCAG AGCAATGGCTTTGAGCTGAGCTACCTGGAGAAGGTGTCAGAGGTGAAGGACACAGTCCGTCGGCAGTCGCTGTTGCACCATCTCTGCACCCTCGTGCTCCAGACCCGGCCTGATTCCTCCGACCTCTACTCAGAAATCCCTGCCCTGACCCGCTGTGCCAAG GTGGACTTTGAGCAGCTGACTGAGAACTTGGGGCAACTGGAGCGCCGGAGCCGGGCAGCTGAGGAGAGTCTTCGAGGCCTGGCCAAGCATGAACTGTCCCCAGCCCTGCGTGCCCGCCTCACCCACTTCCTGGCCCAGTGTGCCCGCCGTGTTGCCATGCTGAGGGTAGTGCACCGCCGTGTCTGCAACAG GTTCCATGCCTTCCTGCTCTACCTGGGCTACACCCCGCAGGCAGCCCAAGAGGTGCGCGTCATGCAGTTCTGCCACACGCTGCGGGAGTTTGCACTGGAGTATCGGACTTGCCGGGAACGggtgctgcagcagcagcagaagcggGCCACGTACCGTGAGCGCAACAAGACCCGGGGACGCATGATCACTGAG aCAGAGAAGTTCTCGGGTGTGGCTGGGGAGGTCCCCAGCAACCCCTCCGTCCCAGTGGCTGTGGGCAGTGGGCCAGGCCGGGGTGATGCTGACAGTCATGCCAGTATGAAGAGTCTGCTGACGAGCAAGCCTGAGGACACCACACACAGCCGCCGCAGCAGAG GCATGGCCCAGAGCAGCTCCCCAGTGATGCCCACAGTAGTGGGGCCTTCCACCGCATCCTCAGAAGAATCTCAAGGCTCCAGTTTACCCAGTGACACATCAGATGAGATCATGGACCTACTGGTACAGTCAGTGACCAAGAGCAGTCCTCGTGCCTTAGCTGCTCGGGAACGCAAGCGTTCACGTGGCAACCGCAAGTCTT TGAGACGGACATTGAAGAGTGGGCTTGGAGATGACCTGGTGCAGGCACTGGGACTGAGCAAGGGTCCTGGCCTGGAAGTGTGA
- the FHOD1 gene encoding FH1/FH2 domain-containing protein 1 isoform X1: MAGEEDRGDGEPLSVVTVRVQYLEDTDPFACANFPEPRRAPTCSLDGALPLGAQIPALHRLLGAPLKLEDCALQVSPSGYYLDPELSLEEQREMLEGFYEEISKGRKPTLILRTQLSVRVNAILEKLYGSSGPELRRSLFSLKQIFQEDKDLVPEFVHSEGLSCLIRVGAAADHNYQSYILRALGQLMLFVDGMLGVVAHSETVQWLYTLCASLSRLVVKTALKLLLVFVEYSENNAPLFIRAVNSVASTTGALPWANLVSILEEKNGADPELLVYAVTLINKTLAALPDQDSFYDVTDALEQQGMEALVQRHLGTAGTDVDLRTQLVLYENTLKLEDGDIEETAAMGGRRERRKPSSEEGKRSRRSLEGGGCPVRTPEPSPTGPTSPTSPTQLTGSTTSPVCPPSGLSTSVNLFPTISVASSADSSSERSIYKLHQTAPVWAPESPPVPQSPTGQARLEARFLENVAAAETEKQAALAQGRAETLAEAMPDEADGHPDIRELWDSPETAPAPRTPQSPVPRVLLRTQRSLEPEPKEPLTPPSPKAEPIREIPSRVPRLCIGDLDFSDLGEDEDQDMLNMESVEAVEGVPPPPHTLPLLSGGPPPPPPPPPPPIKGPFPPPPPPAAPLPPSATDGPALPTKRKTVKLFWRELKLAGGCGGSGSRFGPCPTLWASLEPVSVDTARLEHLFESRAKDVLPSKKAGEGRRTMTTVLDPKRSNAINIGLTTLPPVHVIKAALLNFDEFAVSKDGIEKLLTMMPTEEERQKIEEAQLANPDIPLGPAENFLMTLASIGGLAARLQLWAFKLDYDSMEREIAEPLFDLKVGMEQLVQNATFRCILATLLAVGNFLNGSQSNGFELSYLEKVSEVKDTVRRQSLLHHLCTLVLQTRPDSSDLYSEIPALTRCAKVDFEQLTENLGQLERRSRAAEESLRGLAKHELSPALRARLTHFLAQCARRVAMLRVVHRRVCNRFHAFLLYLGYTPQAAQEVRVMQFCHTLREFALEYRTCRERVLQQQQKRATYRERNKTRGRMITETEKFSGVAGEVPSNPSVPVAVGSGPGRGDADSHASMKSLLTSKPEDTTHSRRSRGMAQSSSPVMPTVVGPSTASSEESQGSSLPSDTSDEIMDLLVQSVTKSSPRALAARERKRSRGNRKSLRRTLKSGLGDDLVQALGLSKGPGLEV; the protein is encoded by the exons ATGGCGGGCGAGGAAGACCGCGGGGACGGGGAGCCGCTATCAGTGGTGACCGTGAGAGTGCAGTACCTGGAAGACACCGACCCCTTCGCATGTGCCAACTTCCCGGAACCGCGTCGGGCCCCCACCTGCAGCCTGGACGGGGCGCTGCCCCTGGGTGCACAGATTCCCGCGCTGCACCGCCTGCTGGGGGCGCCGCTCAAG CTGGAGGACTGTGCCCTACAAGTGTCTCCCTCTGGATACTACCTGGACCCTGAGCTATCCCTGGAAGAGCAGCGGGAGATGCTGGAAGGCTTCTATGAAGAAATAAG CAAAGGGCGGAAGCCCACGCTGATCCTGCGGACCCAGCTCTCTGTGAGGGTCAACGCCATCTTGG AAAAGTTGTATGGCTCCAGTGGCCCTGAGCTCCGCCGCTCCCTCTTCTCATTGAAGCAGATCTTCCAG GAGGACAAAGACCTGGTGCCTGAATTTGTACACTCAGAGGGGCTGAGTTGCCTGATCCGTGTGGGTGCTGCTGCCGACCACAACTACCAGAGCTACATCCTTCGAG CACTGGGCCAGCTGATGCTTTTTGTGGATGGAATGCTGGGGGTGGTGGCCCATAGTGAGACCGTGCAGTGGCTGTACACACTATGTGCCAGCCTG TCCCGCTTGGTGGTGAAGACGGCCCTGAAGCTGCTGCTGGTGTTTGTGGAATACTCTGAGAACAATGCACCGCTGTTCATCCGTGCAGTCAACTCTGTGGCCAGCACCACTG GTGCTCTTCCCTGGGCAAATCTGGTATCCATCCTGGAGGAGAAGAATGGTGCTGACCCAGAGCTGTTGGTGTATGCTGTCACCCTCATAAACAAG ACGCTGGCAGCACTCCCGGACCAGGACTCCTTCTACGACGTGACCGATGCACTGGAGCAGCAGGGCATGGAGGCACTGGTCCAGCGCCACTTGGGCACTGCAGGCACTGATGTAGACCTGCGCACGCAGCTTGTGCTCTACGAG AACACCTTGAAGTTGGAGGATGGAGACATCGAGGAGACTGCAGCCATGGGTGGGCGGCGGGAGCGGCGAAAGCCTTCTTCGGAGGAGGGCAAAAGGAGCCGCAGATCTCTTGAAGGCGGGGGCTGTCCGGTGCGTACCCCGGAACCTAG CCCCACAggccccacctctcccaccaGCCCGACCCAGCTGACAGGCTCCACCACCAGCCCTGTGTGCCCTCCGTCTGGCCTCAGCACTTCAGTGAACCTCTTTCCTACCATCTCTGTGGCATCCTCAGCTGACAGCTCCAGTGAGAGGAGCATCTACAA acTTCACCAAACTGCTCCCGTTTG GGCCCCTGAGAGCCCACCTGTCCCCCAGTCCCCTACTGGGCAGGCCAGGTTGGA AGCCCGGTTCCTGGAGAATGTGGCAGCAGCAGAAACAGAGAAGCAGGCTGCACTGGCCCAGGGCCGGGCAGAGACACTGGCTGAGGCCATGCCCGATGAGGCCGATGGACACCCAG ACATCCGGGAACTGTGGGACTCCCCAGAGACAGCCCCTGCACCCAGAACACCCCAGAGCCCTGTCCCCCGAGTCCTGCTCCGGACCCAGCGAAGCCTTGAGCCAGAGCCCAAGGAGCCACTAACACCACCAAGCCCCAAGGCTGAGCCCATTCGGGAGATCCCTTCCCGTGTACCCAGGCTCTGCATTGGGGACCTGGACTTCTCAGATCTGGGGGAAGATGAAGACCAGGACATGCTGAACATGGAGTCTGTGGAAGCCGTGGAAGGGgtcccacccccaccacacacactgcCCCTGCTCTCTGGAgggcccccacctccacctcccccacctcccccaccaaTCAAGGgccccttcccaccacctccacccccggctgcccctcttcccccctcaGCAACTGAcggcccagccctccccaccaaGAGGAAGACAGTAAAACTCTTCTGGCGTGAACTGAAGCTGGCTGGGGGCTGTGGAGGCTCTGGAAGCCGCTTTGGGCCATGCCCCACCCTGTGGGCCTCACTGGAGCCTGtctcagtggacacagcccggcTGGAACACCTGTTTGAGTCCCGTGCCAAGGATGTGCTGCCCTCCAAG AAAGCTGGTGAGGGCCGCCGGACAATGACCACAGTGCTGGACCCCAAGCGCAGCAATGCCATCAACATTGGCTTGACAACATTACCACCTGTGCATGTCATTAAGGCTGCCCTGCTCAACTTTGATGAGTTTGCTGTCAGCAAGGATGGCATTGAG AAGCTACTGACCATGATGCCCACGGAGGAAGAGCGGCAGAAGATCGAGGAAGCCCAGCTGGCCAACCCTGACATACCCCTGGGCCCAGCCGAGAACTTCCTGATGACTCTTGCCTCCATTGGGGGCCTGGCCGCCCGCCTACAACTCTGGGCCTTCAAGCTGGACTATGACAGCATGGAGCGG GAAATTGCTGAGCCACTGTTTGACCTGAAAGTGGGCATGGAACAGCTGGTACAGAATGCCACCTTCCGCTGCATCCTGGCTACCCTGCTAGCTGTAGGCAACTTCCTCAATGGCTCCCAG AGCAATGGCTTTGAGCTGAGCTACCTGGAGAAGGTGTCAGAGGTGAAGGACACAGTCCGTCGGCAGTCGCTGTTGCACCATCTCTGCACCCTCGTGCTCCAGACCCGGCCTGATTCCTCCGACCTCTACTCAGAAATCCCTGCCCTGACCCGCTGTGCCAAG GTGGACTTTGAGCAGCTGACTGAGAACTTGGGGCAACTGGAGCGCCGGAGCCGGGCAGCTGAGGAGAGTCTTCGAGGCCTGGCCAAGCATGAACTGTCCCCAGCCCTGCGTGCCCGCCTCACCCACTTCCTGGCCCAGTGTGCCCGCCGTGTTGCCATGCTGAGGGTAGTGCACCGCCGTGTCTGCAACAG GTTCCATGCCTTCCTGCTCTACCTGGGCTACACCCCGCAGGCAGCCCAAGAGGTGCGCGTCATGCAGTTCTGCCACACGCTGCGGGAGTTTGCACTGGAGTATCGGACTTGCCGGGAACGggtgctgcagcagcagcagaagcggGCCACGTACCGTGAGCGCAACAAGACCCGGGGACGCATGATCACTGAG aCAGAGAAGTTCTCGGGTGTGGCTGGGGAGGTCCCCAGCAACCCCTCCGTCCCAGTGGCTGTGGGCAGTGGGCCAGGCCGGGGTGATGCTGACAGTCATGCCAGTATGAAGAGTCTGCTGACGAGCAAGCCTGAGGACACCACACACAGCCGCCGCAGCAGAG GCATGGCCCAGAGCAGCTCCCCAGTGATGCCCACAGTAGTGGGGCCTTCCACCGCATCCTCAGAAGAATCTCAAGGCTCCAGTTTACCCAGTGACACATCAGATGAGATCATGGACCTACTGGTACAGTCAGTGACCAAGAGCAGTCCTCGTGCCTTAGCTGCTCGGGAACGCAAGCGTTCACGTGGCAACCGCAAGTCTT TGAGACGGACATTGAAGAGTGGGCTTGGAGATGACCTGGTGCAGGCACTGGGACTGAGCAAGGGTCCTGGCCTGGAAGTGTGA
- the FHOD1 gene encoding FH1/FH2 domain-containing protein 1 isoform X3 — MLEGFYEEISKGRKPTLILRTQLSVRVNAILEKLYGSSGPELRRSLFSLKQIFQEDKDLVPEFVHSEGLSCLIRVGAAADHNYQSYILRALGQLMLFVDGMLGVVAHSETVQWLYTLCASLSRLVVKTALKLLLVFVEYSENNAPLFIRAVNSVASTTGALPWANLVSILEEKNGADPELLVYAVTLINKTLAALPDQDSFYDVTDALEQQGMEALVQRHLGTAGTDVDLRTQLVLYENTLKLEDGDIEETAAMGGRRERRKPSSEEGKRSRRSLEGGGCPVRTPEPSPTGPTSPTSPTQLTGSTTSPVCPPSGLSTSVNLFPTISVASSADSSSERSIYKLHQTAPVWAPESPPVPQSPTGQARLEARFLENVAAAETEKQAALAQGRAETLAEAMPDEADGHPDIRELWDSPETAPAPRTPQSPVPRVLLRTQRSLEPEPKEPLTPPSPKAEPIREIPSRVPRLCIGDLDFSDLGEDEDQDMLNMESVEAVEGVPPPPHTLPLLSGGPPPPPPPPPPPIKGPFPPPPPPAAPLPPSATDGPALPTKRKTVKLFWRELKLAGGCGGSGSRFGPCPTLWASLEPVSVDTARLEHLFESRAKDVLPSKKAGEGRRTMTTVLDPKRSNAINIGLTTLPPVHVIKAALLNFDEFAVSKDGIEKLLTMMPTEEERQKIEEAQLANPDIPLGPAENFLMTLASIGGLAARLQLWAFKLDYDSMEREIAEPLFDLKVGMEQLVQNATFRCILATLLAVGNFLNGSQSNGFELSYLEKVSEVKDTVRRQSLLHHLCTLVLQTRPDSSDLYSEIPALTRCAKVDFEQLTENLGQLERRSRAAEESLRGLAKHELSPALRARLTHFLAQCARRVAMLRVVHRRVCNRFHAFLLYLGYTPQAAQEVRVMQFCHTLREFALEYRTCRERVLQQQQKRATYRERNKTRGRMITETEKFSGVAGEVPSNPSVPVAVGSGPGRGDADSHASMKSLLTSKPEDTTHSRRSRGMAQSSSPVMPTVVGPSTASSEESQGSSLPSDTSDEIMDLLVQSVTKSSPRALAARERKRSRGNRKSLRRTLKSGLGDDLVQALGLSKGPGLEV; from the exons ATGCTGGAAGGCTTCTATGAAGAAATAAG CAAAGGGCGGAAGCCCACGCTGATCCTGCGGACCCAGCTCTCTGTGAGGGTCAACGCCATCTTGG AAAAGTTGTATGGCTCCAGTGGCCCTGAGCTCCGCCGCTCCCTCTTCTCATTGAAGCAGATCTTCCAG GAGGACAAAGACCTGGTGCCTGAATTTGTACACTCAGAGGGGCTGAGTTGCCTGATCCGTGTGGGTGCTGCTGCCGACCACAACTACCAGAGCTACATCCTTCGAG CACTGGGCCAGCTGATGCTTTTTGTGGATGGAATGCTGGGGGTGGTGGCCCATAGTGAGACCGTGCAGTGGCTGTACACACTATGTGCCAGCCTG TCCCGCTTGGTGGTGAAGACGGCCCTGAAGCTGCTGCTGGTGTTTGTGGAATACTCTGAGAACAATGCACCGCTGTTCATCCGTGCAGTCAACTCTGTGGCCAGCACCACTG GTGCTCTTCCCTGGGCAAATCTGGTATCCATCCTGGAGGAGAAGAATGGTGCTGACCCAGAGCTGTTGGTGTATGCTGTCACCCTCATAAACAAG ACGCTGGCAGCACTCCCGGACCAGGACTCCTTCTACGACGTGACCGATGCACTGGAGCAGCAGGGCATGGAGGCACTGGTCCAGCGCCACTTGGGCACTGCAGGCACTGATGTAGACCTGCGCACGCAGCTTGTGCTCTACGAG AACACCTTGAAGTTGGAGGATGGAGACATCGAGGAGACTGCAGCCATGGGTGGGCGGCGGGAGCGGCGAAAGCCTTCTTCGGAGGAGGGCAAAAGGAGCCGCAGATCTCTTGAAGGCGGGGGCTGTCCGGTGCGTACCCCGGAACCTAG CCCCACAggccccacctctcccaccaGCCCGACCCAGCTGACAGGCTCCACCACCAGCCCTGTGTGCCCTCCGTCTGGCCTCAGCACTTCAGTGAACCTCTTTCCTACCATCTCTGTGGCATCCTCAGCTGACAGCTCCAGTGAGAGGAGCATCTACAA acTTCACCAAACTGCTCCCGTTTG GGCCCCTGAGAGCCCACCTGTCCCCCAGTCCCCTACTGGGCAGGCCAGGTTGGA AGCCCGGTTCCTGGAGAATGTGGCAGCAGCAGAAACAGAGAAGCAGGCTGCACTGGCCCAGGGCCGGGCAGAGACACTGGCTGAGGCCATGCCCGATGAGGCCGATGGACACCCAG ACATCCGGGAACTGTGGGACTCCCCAGAGACAGCCCCTGCACCCAGAACACCCCAGAGCCCTGTCCCCCGAGTCCTGCTCCGGACCCAGCGAAGCCTTGAGCCAGAGCCCAAGGAGCCACTAACACCACCAAGCCCCAAGGCTGAGCCCATTCGGGAGATCCCTTCCCGTGTACCCAGGCTCTGCATTGGGGACCTGGACTTCTCAGATCTGGGGGAAGATGAAGACCAGGACATGCTGAACATGGAGTCTGTGGAAGCCGTGGAAGGGgtcccacccccaccacacacactgcCCCTGCTCTCTGGAgggcccccacctccacctcccccacctcccccaccaaTCAAGGgccccttcccaccacctccacccccggctgcccctcttcccccctcaGCAACTGAcggcccagccctccccaccaaGAGGAAGACAGTAAAACTCTTCTGGCGTGAACTGAAGCTGGCTGGGGGCTGTGGAGGCTCTGGAAGCCGCTTTGGGCCATGCCCCACCCTGTGGGCCTCACTGGAGCCTGtctcagtggacacagcccggcTGGAACACCTGTTTGAGTCCCGTGCCAAGGATGTGCTGCCCTCCAAG AAAGCTGGTGAGGGCCGCCGGACAATGACCACAGTGCTGGACCCCAAGCGCAGCAATGCCATCAACATTGGCTTGACAACATTACCACCTGTGCATGTCATTAAGGCTGCCCTGCTCAACTTTGATGAGTTTGCTGTCAGCAAGGATGGCATTGAG AAGCTACTGACCATGATGCCCACGGAGGAAGAGCGGCAGAAGATCGAGGAAGCCCAGCTGGCCAACCCTGACATACCCCTGGGCCCAGCCGAGAACTTCCTGATGACTCTTGCCTCCATTGGGGGCCTGGCCGCCCGCCTACAACTCTGGGCCTTCAAGCTGGACTATGACAGCATGGAGCGG GAAATTGCTGAGCCACTGTTTGACCTGAAAGTGGGCATGGAACAGCTGGTACAGAATGCCACCTTCCGCTGCATCCTGGCTACCCTGCTAGCTGTAGGCAACTTCCTCAATGGCTCCCAG AGCAATGGCTTTGAGCTGAGCTACCTGGAGAAGGTGTCAGAGGTGAAGGACACAGTCCGTCGGCAGTCGCTGTTGCACCATCTCTGCACCCTCGTGCTCCAGACCCGGCCTGATTCCTCCGACCTCTACTCAGAAATCCCTGCCCTGACCCGCTGTGCCAAG GTGGACTTTGAGCAGCTGACTGAGAACTTGGGGCAACTGGAGCGCCGGAGCCGGGCAGCTGAGGAGAGTCTTCGAGGCCTGGCCAAGCATGAACTGTCCCCAGCCCTGCGTGCCCGCCTCACCCACTTCCTGGCCCAGTGTGCCCGCCGTGTTGCCATGCTGAGGGTAGTGCACCGCCGTGTCTGCAACAG GTTCCATGCCTTCCTGCTCTACCTGGGCTACACCCCGCAGGCAGCCCAAGAGGTGCGCGTCATGCAGTTCTGCCACACGCTGCGGGAGTTTGCACTGGAGTATCGGACTTGCCGGGAACGggtgctgcagcagcagcagaagcggGCCACGTACCGTGAGCGCAACAAGACCCGGGGACGCATGATCACTGAG aCAGAGAAGTTCTCGGGTGTGGCTGGGGAGGTCCCCAGCAACCCCTCCGTCCCAGTGGCTGTGGGCAGTGGGCCAGGCCGGGGTGATGCTGACAGTCATGCCAGTATGAAGAGTCTGCTGACGAGCAAGCCTGAGGACACCACACACAGCCGCCGCAGCAGAG GCATGGCCCAGAGCAGCTCCCCAGTGATGCCCACAGTAGTGGGGCCTTCCACCGCATCCTCAGAAGAATCTCAAGGCTCCAGTTTACCCAGTGACACATCAGATGAGATCATGGACCTACTGGTACAGTCAGTGACCAAGAGCAGTCCTCGTGCCTTAGCTGCTCGGGAACGCAAGCGTTCACGTGGCAACCGCAAGTCTT TGAGACGGACATTGAAGAGTGGGCTTGGAGATGACCTGGTGCAGGCACTGGGACTGAGCAAGGGTCCTGGCCTGGAAGTGTGA
- the TMEM208 gene encoding transmembrane protein 208 yields MAPKGKVGTRGKKQIFEENRETLKFYLRIILGANAIYCLVTLVFFYSSASFWAWIALGFSLAVYGASYHSMSSMARAAFSEDGALMDGGMDLNMEQGMAEHLKDVILLTAIVQVLSCFSLYIWSFWLLAPGRALYLLWVNVLGPWFTADSGAPAPEHNEKRQRRQERRQMKRL; encoded by the exons ATGGCG CCCAAGGGCAAAGTGGGCACAAGAGGGAAGAAGCAGATATTTGAAGAGAACAGAGAGACCCTGAAGTTCTACCTGCGGATCATACTGGGGGCCAAT GCCATTTACTGCCTTGTGACCTTGGTCTTCTTTTACTCATCTGCCTCGTTTTGGGCCTGG ATAGCCCTGGGCTTTAGTCTGGCAGTATATGGGGCCAGCTACCACTCTATGAGCTCGATGGCACGGGCAGCCTTTTCTGAGGATGGGGCCTTGATGGATGGTGGCATGGATCTCAACATGGAGCAGGGCATGGCAGA GCACCTGAAGGATGTGATCCTACTGACAGCCATCGTGCAGGTGCTCAGCTGCTTCTCCCTCTACATCTGGTCCTTCTGGCTTCTG GCTCCAGGCCGGGCCCTTTACCTCCTGTGGGTGAATGTGCTGGGCCCCTGGTTCACAGCAGACAGTGGCGCCCCAGCACCAGAGCACAACGAGAAGCGTCAGCGCCGACAGGAGCGGCGACAGATGAAGCGGTTATAG